The genomic window ACATAAAGCCGTACAACGCAAGGGAGTAGAGCGGGTCGCTCTCGCCATTATACGTGAAGCGCACCGGGTAGTTTGTAAGGTGCACGCACGTGACAATCCTGCGCTCCCATCTGTCACCAGTCAAGAAGATCAGCACAACGGTATCCTCGTGTGCAGGTTCTGTTCACGACGAATGTAATTAATgcaaaggcacacacacacacacacacacacacacacgcaggtcACAGTGAGGTCCTTCACCGCGAATAGGCCccgttttttctttcggtgtgtttttttttgtgtgtgctgctggttTTGCTTCCCCGTAGAAGGAGGCCTCACGTGCACCCCTGGGCGGCGATTCACTGGTAGCATCTACATATGGGTGCATACACAAAGAAAcgtgcacacccacacagacagacagagagagagacacacaagtGCATCACCATCAACGCTGCACACAGTAGACATTTGCAGCCAACCTCCTCATATCATCCGTCTGCCACCGTTGCCTTtaacagaaaaagaaaaacaaaaaaaagaaacagtaaaaaataaaaaaggtGATCAGGCCTCCCCTGTGTGCGGCTTCAGCTACTCCTCGTAGCGGGGGTACACGCGCCTTCAGTTATCTTCATTATTCGGTTGATTCCCAGCTATCCCTCCCATCGCCACCTCAGTAGCCCGAGCAAACGGTAAGGACTGACACAGCCAGCGTCGTAAGTACGCCATTAGCAAGCGCGCGTCTGCATAACTTCACCTTACGCCTCCAAGAGAACGCGATGATTTCACAAGTCGCTGGATAGTCTCATTATGATACGCAGGGCACAGTGCATGAACGGAAACACAAGTAACATACCGTCCACACGATCCAGCAGGCCACCATGTCCGGGGATAATGACGCCAGTATCCTTCAAGCGCGCAGCACGCTTCAGCAGGGACTGCAGTAGATCCCCGCACACGCCGAGCACGCCCATGATGACGCCGAGAAGTAGCCACAGAGCAACGCTCTGGTATGCGGGGTTCACAATGTTtggcgccggtgcagcaAACAACGTCCGGTAAAACCAGAACATGAGGCCAGCAAAGCTCACTGCATTCATGACCacgcctgccgcagcaccttccACTGACTTGTTCGGGCTGATGTCAGGATAGAGCGGGTGtgggctgcgcagcagcacccgcaTGAGCCTACTCGCCTCCGTTAGCGGTCGCTTCCCCGGCTGGTTCGCCGCTCCACTGGCTGGTGGATCCTCGCTAGTTACGTCGTAGATCCGCCCGTATCGCTCTCGCAGCGCTTTGAGGCTGCGCCCCACCACCAGGGCGAAAATGTCGTTCACGAAGTTGCTAATTAACGTTGAGGCAGCCCACGGCAAGCCGACGTTCGTGATGTGGtacacacaaagaggggtAGTGAGACCAGCAATCCACAACATGCCAAAAATGTCGAGGCAGAAATCAAGGAGCTGCTCCGCTGGCTGCCGCTCTGCAATCATCTGCAGTTCTGTCAAGAGAAAGTAGTCACGCTGTGCCTTGGCCACCAGCGCTtccttcgtctctctttggTTTGCCAGAGAGAGGTCCGGCCCAGCATTaagtgctgccgcggcggtgaAGACACCACCGCATCTACCAACGTGGCCGACCACCCCCCGTGAGCTGCTCTGCAAGCAGAAGGATAGCTGCTGGCACAGACGCTCCAGCGCGTGCTCCGCATTGAGCTTCAGACGATTATGCGCCACTAGCGTCACAACGACGAAGACGAGGAAGTAGAACTCGAGCATCAAAAGAAACGCCTCCTCGCCAATGTAGGCAGcagacgacagcagcacccagCCTAGGTGCTTCAGAACGTTGTAGAGGGTGATGGGGACCACTGGCAGGGCGTACACCTCGGGGTAGAGTGGTTCCCCTTCGATGTGAGGCGATTGCGACGTTGACGTCGCTGCATTTCCCATTGACATGAGCAGTGCCACCTTGAGGTGGCGCTTAACTCCGTTCCACTCGATGCCGCATATGAACATGGCGAAGCAGGCGAGCAGTGTTGCACAATACAACGAGTAGGCGCCAAAGGCGATGACAGCGGGACCAGCAATGCAGATAGTGACCGTTCGCATTTGAATGTTGGTGAGGCCGATCAGGTTGCAAGCCGGGCTCGCCTTGGCAGATGGCACCGTGGCCGTCCCTTCGCCGGTCATTTCTCAGTTAAAGAAAAAGATGAACGAAACAAACGAATAAGGAGAACCCGCGCTATCGCAAGAGCGTGTCTTTGTGTCCACGGAAACGAGCGCGCGTGTACACATCAACCGTAGAAAACAGCGAGGGAGCGGTAAAGAAATGCACTAGTGAAATCCTGCAGTGTAACCCACAAGGATCCCATACACTTCTCTACAGAACGAGCATGTGCTCATAAATAGACAATGTGAAAATGAGAGCAACGCGAATAAACGAGAGAACTTAGAGGACGGCCTGAAGGAGTACGGGGGAGAGGAATATGCACATGTACGCGCCTTGTCAGGGCTACGGCGGCGGTCGCGGTTTGTTATGCAGTTGTTACGAATCCTCCTCCTTTGTTTGTTTATGGACGTGTCAGTGAATTGATGGTCTGCGCCTTCGCTCTGTCAAGGACGGAGCTTTTTGCGTAGTTGCTGCTTCGtcggtggggaggagggtcGCGTGCGGGCCTACAGCCAAAAGCGAAACACTGCAAGGGAGATACACAAGAGTGATAAAACAGGAAGAGAAGTGAGCTGggggatagagagagagagaaagggagagaggttCAAGAGGAACGAGCTGGCACACCTCACGGCAAGAGCGGTGATGAGGTTGTTATTCAAGGATAAAGGGACGTCAAGGATgcacgtgggtgtgggggggggggtgtatCTGCGTCTTCGTAGGTACGGGTGGGCCACGTTTTTCGGTATACATTCCCACACATCTTCGTTTAAACAATCTCTTTGATCAGGCTTTAGTCAGCCGCGCTACAACATCTCGCAACTCAGCAAAGTACCACGTTGTGCCCCCTCGTCAGTGAGATAATATAATGGAGAAAAGCTCATCAAGGAAACATAGAGAGAGCAAGGCCCAGTCAgcgcgaaggaggcggcggctgagTAACTACATCTGCCGTCCTTGTTGCCGTCGTCCACAATGAGAAAACACCACCCTCATAGCGCATGATGAGGTTTGCACCGTATGGGCACCGCTGTTGCGGCACAGGCACAAGGGTGCATCGAAGGAAACGCCTGTGAGCGGCATAAACCGGCGGGGAGCGCAGcgaggaaaacaagagagaggaagcgccTCCACACCGCGGCGCAAACATGCATACTTACCAAGATTGATGCAGCTtaccaccatcgccacccaTCAGCCCAATCAGAAAGTGTGAACGAGAGGGaacaagaaaaggaaaaggagaaaagaaaagatggaaagggaaagggaaagacgaAGCCCAAATAAtgggcacacgcacacggctCAAGCCCACAAACACAAACATGTGCATATCTGTTCCGCAGAACGCAGAGAAAACGCCCAACAGTAAAGCAGCGAAAGGGCACCGTGATCAAACCGAGTATCAGGTAGGGTGGAATGCGGAAacaaaagaagagagcaagtCACACAACTGCGGAGGCACTGCAACCTCACAGCCccagaaacaacaacaacaacgattAAGAAAAGAGGAGTCGCTCTCCAGAGTCTGGGAAGAGCTCTGAtgaaaagagagcagcgggGATTCGCTCGTGCAGTGCTCGCTGAGCAAGTCCATGCGATCATCGCTGGATTGAAGCATTTCGAGAAAGCAAACCAGAGAACAAGGTGTGGTGCCCCCTTTATCCGCTCCCTCGCAGTAccctcgctgccgttgcgTTGAACTCGAGAGCCGCCGTGCTTCGAAccacctcgctctctcaccctcGCTCTGTTCGCAGATGgtgcctcttccccttctgaCATCACTGCTACAACCGACCATTCACGCAGTGCGGGTCCCTTCAAAAGAACAGAAGTTCGAAATAGTGGTACGCCAAGGCAATGATCGCCACCCAGAGAATGGTAGCACTTgtgatgctgccgccgtgcacCACGCGCCACAGTCGTCGCTTACCACGATGCCACTTGCCAAAGACGGACACGTGGAAAAGTAGCTTCATGACACCCCAGTGAATTTCCTCTTCAGAGCTAAGGCTCTCGCCGGGCACAGCGTCATCAGATGCGGGAGCGGTCGCCGGTCCGTTCGTGTCACCAGAAGGCTTTGGGGGTGTAACTGCATTTCCACCGCTAGCTTCGTCCTTCACGGGAGGCTTCGGAGCGGAGACAGTGCTGCTCGGCTTTCCctggctccccacaccacacGCCTCCAGCACGAAGCCcacgaaagagaaggagctgtggtgctgcagcacaacATCGGGCGAGTTGATGCTGccgtcagcgctgccacggAAGAGGCGAATTGTGGCGTTTAGATTCCTGTTGTAGAATCGAGCTGTCTCTGCGTCCAGCAGCTCGtactcccctccctcctcctcgccactgctgctgctcatgccGGGAGCTGAACGGATGCCGTCTGCATCGTCACTGTGATAGCCTGACGTGTACCGATGCTTCATGTTCGACGTTCGGCGAATGAGCGACGATGTTGTACTTGTGGAGGCgcctgccgtcgctgctcccTGCACCGGGGATGTGGAGATCTCTGACGGTTGCAGTAACCCTTGCAAGCGCTCCCAGAGCACTACAGCAGCCTGCTTACCGCCCTGAGTGGTGAAACAGGACGGCGTACGACGGGTGCGACGTCCGCGACTCTCCATCAGCAGTGGCTTCAGATCCCAGATGCGGACGCACTGAGTGTGCGCGTGGCCGGAAGCTGATGCGCCAGCCGCTGACCTTTGTCGCCCCGCGCGCCGCGGTGGGCGTGCGCTACAGCGGGAGGAAAACACCGAGCTTGTCGCGCTGCACTGTAGCAGTGCCCCTGCACTCGTATCGGAGGGCGACGTCAAGGCGGCGTCTGAAGCTGAGGCGTCGCTCATCACTGACGCCCCCAGCTGCTGTGACGACGTCGGGGATCGCGAAGTGGTCGTAACGGGGAGCTGGGATAGCTCTACTCGGCTCCCTAAGGGCGAAGCTTCCCGTAGCAGCGAGGTGGTGCGCGGCTCCAGCActtcctcgcgcagcacacaaTCCAGCACCGACACCAGTTTCTCCTCCCGGACATAGTAAGACGCCTCGAACGTGAACAGTCGTGATCCTTCAGCATTGCTGATGGCCACGTGACCCGCCAGCGGAAACAGCCATGACACAAACGGGgcggggaagaagaagacgcagcagccgaagtgctgcagctccaccgccgtcCGCGAGGACAGCCGAAGTTCCGTGCCCAACGGAGACAGTGGCACACTAGAGGTGTGCAAGGCTGGGAAGCTGTCCAGCAACTTggccgtcgctgtcgcaaGTGAAGTCAGCGCCGGCGGGCTTGGGGAGTCACTTCTATTCATGATGGCATCGCTGTCGGCGCGCAGGCTGTATGTCTGAGAGGGAAACACTGAGTCAGTAGACGCCACACTTGCAGCAGGAGCACGTGTGGCTGTGGCCACTTCGCCAGAGGGGCCGCACGTGGCAGCACTAGTGGACTGTACAGATGAAGCGCAAGCTTTCGCGGAGAGGGGTGGAACTCCGGGAAAGGAAGCCGCTGTCGAGCAGGGCATGGTACCACTGCCTCCCAGCTTGAGGAGAGCCGAGCTGAAGGAGGGACTTCGCTTCGTAGATCTCCGCCGCACAACGgtctgcacagctgcactcCCATTCGTTCCCGATGCAGCGGAGTCGGTGGGCATGGTtgactgctgccgctcaaGCACATATTGATCCGTGTCCGTTGTAGGATTCACATCAGCAACCTCGCCCGTGCAGTTTGCCACGTACTGAGACGTGTCCTGGCAGCTGTCAATTGCCGTCCGCTGGCGGTGACCGTAGTCCAACGCAAGTGCCGCCAAgggcgacggcgtcgccgcagATTCTGACGTGTTCACTGGAGATTGCTCGTCGGCTTCGTCGTCGGCGTCTAGacttgtggtggtggcactgcGGCAGTTTAGCCACGGCGACGTCGGGTCCGTCGTAAAAGGAGAGTGGCGATCGCAGCTTTGCATCACCACTGCACCCTCATcagggaaggaagaagcaCGCGGGCTCGTGGGTGAACGGGACACAGCGGCCACCGCGTCTGCTCTGCTCGATGAGCGGGTTCCATGGTCGCTTAGGAACTTGTTCTCCCTATGATCGGAAGAGGAAAGCATGGCGGCCACGCTCGGCATACACTTCGCTTCTCCCACGACAAGGAAAGCAGTAGCGGCAATaagcgcgcacacagtcAAACGCTAGAAAAGTAGGCCCAGTCGAGACGGAAACCGGAAAAGAGCGGAGGCGTATTGAGCCGAAATcaggagagaagcaaaatcaaaagagagggagaagagagaaaatgcAGAATCAAAGAGGTGCTGCTTATATGCGCacaagcgagaaagaaaagaacgAAACAACAAGAACAAGGGTGCCCCACCTAGTATGGGATCTAATGAAATGCCCAAAGACAGAAAATGACTTGTCTGATGTTGGCAGGCCCAAGACACCGCTCTGCATGTATACAATGAAATCaaaccaaagaaaaaaggcgagGTCAACACGATACGGTATGTCTATCAATACACGTACAGAAATACActctgcagcgacacacacacacacacacagacgcacacgcacacacggtgtgtgggggggggtgatgaTTGATTCACCTTTttctgctctccctcctttccactTCGTCCACTCTGACGGggaagcaaaggagaaggcaaGCACTACCACACGAGAGACAAAAGAGCAAACGGCGAATGAGACGAGCACGCCGACAAAGCCACAAGAACAAGAGGGGAATAAAACACCACTCAACAcaagcggaaaaaaaaaaccaaaGTCACACAAGTTCACTCGACAGCAGATGcgacacaaacacacaagacgggaggaagaagagaggaagacaacGGGCTCTCTTTTGAGGGAGATAACGAGAGAAATGGCGCTGAAGAAatagagaaggagagaaacagaggcaGTCAACGATCGAATCTATTGTCCGGTACTCTCGCGTTGCTCTGCAGTGGtcttgggggagggggaggggagttgCAGCCCTACTCGCTCTTCTTTTGTGTGGGTTGCACAGTCTCAGACTCGCGCCGTACGTATCCTCCGCCTGTCCTCCTATTCGATCCTCCTCACAAGTTGTCCCGTCTTACTTCGCTCAGCTGGTTATAAAacgcgagaaaaaaaaagcacaaaGACTAGACAAAAatgagaggagaaagagagacggacaCTGTGGTGCGTGGCACTGAATGAGGAAGCAATAAAATCATATACATAGAAGGAACCAAGAAAAAGacggtgtgtatgtgtgtgtgggtgtgtgtctgttgTTGCGCTTCTGTGCAGGaacaacacacaaaaaaaaaaaagaggaaaaacacgacgatacagagagagagaacctGATGGATGTATGGGTGGGGGCAGATGTGCTGATGCTGACCTTCCCCGCTATACTcgcaccaacagcagcacacccactGTATCACGATGTCCACGGCGCCGCCTAGAGCTGAGCTGGAAGTCCTACTCTTTTCCCTGTGCTCTCGCACCTCTTACACTCCCCTCTTTTGGTTCGAAGTTGCCTGCCTGACAGTGGAGACGAGGgaaaagacgagagagatcgcacacacgcacacacacaaagcagcGAAAGTGAGTAACAAGACAAACGTGTGCTTGTGTTTACGtcgtcgctcttttttctttcgacTCCCGCTGAACTCCGCACAAGTGTCCGTGCTCGATCCGCTGCCAGGGCTTCACGACTTCGGAGAAGACTTGTACTAAGACCCCAGGCGCAAGAAAAATGCGAGGGGAGAAAGGAAGTAAAAcaccgaagaagaagaaaagaaaaacagggGAAAGACAGCACtgtacgcgcacacacacacacacacacacacacaagcacacaagcacacaagcaGACGTAGGCCGCGTCTGCCTCGTTATCGATCGCAAAGACGTCGCaggagagagtggagaaATTAATCAGAAACGAATAACGATGCGTGAATATGTAATCTGGAGGAAGCGAGAGCGTGTAGAGGGATGTGGGTGCGTGgatgtgctttttttttttctttcgtgtGATTCACGGCGAACGAGGGAAACACAGCGACAGGAAGAAAAGGTACCAGAGAGGTGACCAGCGAATTGCAGGTAAAACAGCTAAGAGCGGCAGTGGGACAGAGGCGAGcttggtgtgggtgtgcttgTGAGGAGTCGGGAAGACAGTAGGAGGTGGGTGTAGTGTCCGCAATGCGGAAACAAAGGCaattaaaaaaaaaaacgggggaaagggaagcagcTTAGATTAACAAGCCACACTAACAGGATGCcgacacacaaacaaactacaggaaggaagggggaaaagtgCGGAAGACGCGCCCAACCGTAGCCGTGGCACAAAAAAGCAGTGAGTCAACTAAACTCCTGTGGGTAGTGATCAGTGGGcaagtgggtgggtgcggaGTAGAGGAAAGTGGAAGATGAAATGTAAAACAGATTTAGGAGAGAACACTGATAAAGGTACAAAAAACtgaagagaaggcagcgaaGCAGAAAGAACCAGAGGAAATGAAAAAggggaggcagcagcaggtgaggAAGTAGGAAGTCAGAGAGATTGTGATTCTTGGGTACGTTTGCGCATGACGTCgttgaaaaaaaaaaacacaagcACCTCTTgaaagagcgaggagagcgaaCGACTAAGACAACGACGCCTCGTGTGTTCTATGGGTGTTTCTCGTCTGCTGATCAATGATGGTGCCGTATATCGGCAGACACAAGCGCAgctgttgcctctctcttatATACGCACACGTcaataaataaataaaacgaaaggaggaagagggcacgTGCAACAGGCGTTCAAAAATTCAGCAAGATCGAAGAGGAAAAGTGACAAGAGATCAAGATAGAGAGTGGCGTCGcttgtgcatgcgtgtgtgggtgtgggtgtgtggatgtgtacGTTGGGGAAGTGGACTTACTCGCCTGTACAAAAGACTGGGCCTCTACGTGGACAGAGTGCGAGTTTTCTCACTATTAGGGGAATTGctgaggaaaggaggagaggagggtgcTTGCGTATCCCACACACTACTGGCTTTTAGGCAGCACGTCCAGGGGGaatgtggggggggggtgagggtgcaCGCGTCATGgtaggagaaagaggaggagggagaggcaatgAGAAACGCAAAGTCGCCAGAAAGtcgaggagaaagagaaagagagcgcatATAAGTGCGTGTGTAGGTATGCAAGGAAACGAGAAGCACGCGTCATTTGTAGAAGGCATGCTACCGGCTGAAGACACAAGTATCTCTTTAAAGCGTAGAAGGGATGCTACGACTGTGTAAACACGCTTACACGAAGCAAGAGCACACtcacgagagagggggcggcgcaCACCTCCTCCGTTTACAAGATACagtctcttttttgtttttgtcTGGGCCTCTTCCGCCTCCCGCCAGCACGAGCCTCCGCTCTCCTTCCGAGATGGAGgggagcaaaagagagagagagagcagcctCCGATGATCCCTATGTGAGCGTATTCTGTGACCATAtcacatctctctctcttcctctggaACCGCTCTCCGTCACACCTTCGTGTCTTCTCAAATACACGTCACTGGGCACATATGCTCCTGTGCGCGCCTGCCTGCTCACACGCTACGAACGACGAGAGGGGGCGCCGAGGGCTACAGGCACCACAACAAAGCAAAGGCGAGAAATAAAAAGAGTTCATCCTCAAACGACATCACTTgggctgtgcagctgctcgtgTAGCCAGCACCTCAAATCATGCAAGTGCCTCCAAGAAAAACAACACGCGTATAGCCTTTAAGAGAAGGCCTGGTGTATAGCCACCCCCCTGTTACACTGCATTCACACCTTGCAACAATAAGAACACCGAGGGCCCATCGCCTGCCCCgtacctctgccgccgccgtcctcggGGCGGGCGTCCGAAG from Leishmania panamensis strain MHOM/PA/94/PSC-1 chromosome 32 sequence includes these protein-coding regions:
- a CDS encoding phosphatidate cytidylyltransferase-like protein (TriTrypDB/GeneDB-style sysID: LpmP.32.3010), which gives rise to MTGEGTATVPSAKASPACNLIGLTNIQMRTVTICIAGPAVIAFGAYSLYCATLLACFAMFICGIEWNGVKRHLKVALLMSMGNAATSTSQSPHIEGEPLYPEVYALPVVPITLYNVLKHLGWVLLSSAAYIGEEAFLLMLEFYFLVFVVVTLVAHNRLKLNAEHALERLCQQLSFCLQSSSRGVVGHVGRCGGVFTAAAALNAGPDLSLANQRETKEALVAKAQRDYFLLTELQMIAERQPAEQLLDFCLDIFGMLWIAGLTTPLCVYHITNVGLPWAASTLISNFVNDIFALVVGRSLKALRERYGRIYDVTSEDPPASGAANQPGKRPLTEASRLMRVLLRSPHPLYPDISPNKSVEGAAAGVVMNAVSFAGLMFWFYRTLFAAPAPNIVNPAYQSVALWLLLGVIMGVLGVCGDLLQSLLKRAARLKDTGVIIPGHGGLLDRVDGMLLVFPFMHCALRIIMRLSSDL
- a CDS encoding hypothetical protein (TriTrypDB/GeneDB-style sysID: LpmP.32.3020) — protein: MPSVAAMLSSSDHRENKFLSDHGTRSSSRADAVAAVSRSPTSPRASSFPDEGAVVMQSCDRHSPFTTDPTSPWLNCRSATTTSLDADDEADEQSPVNTSESAATPSPLAALALDYGHRQRTAIDSCQDTSQYVANCTGEVADVNPTTDTDQYVLERQQSTMPTDSAASGTNGSAAVQTVVRRRSTKRSPSFSSALLKLGGSGTMPCSTAASFPGVPPLSAKACASSVQSTSAATCGPSGEVATATRAPAASVASTDSVFPSQTYSLRADSDAIMNRSDSPSPPALTSLATATAKLLDSFPALHTSSVPLSPLGTELRLSSRTAVELQHFGCCVFFFPAPFVSWLFPLAGHVAISNAEGSRLFTFEASYYVREEKLVSVLDCVLREEVLEPRTTSLLREASPLGSRVELSQLPVTTTSRSPTSSQQLGASVMSDASASDAALTSPSDTSAGALLQCSATSSVFSSRCSARPPRRAGRQRSAAGASASGHAHTQCVRIWDLKPLLMESRGRRTRRTPSCFTTQGGKQAAVVLWERLQGLLQPSEISTSPVQGAATAGASTSTTSSLIRRTSNMKHRYTSGYHSDDADGIRSAPGMSSSSGEEEGGEYELLDAETARFYNRNLNATIRLFRGSADGSINSPDVVLQHHSSFSFVGFVLEACGVGSQGKPSSTVSAPKPPVKDEASGGNAVTPPKPSGDTNGPATAPASDDAVPGESLSSEEEIHWGVMKLLFHVSVFGKWHRGKRRLWRVVHGGSITSATILWVAIIALAYHYFELLFF